From the Martelella mediterranea DSM 17316 genome, one window contains:
- the scpB gene encoding SMC-Scp complex subunit ScpB, with the protein MSEPEDNDESLSPERMLEAERIAEALVFASAEPVSEAYIAERIPDGVNVAELMAGLAEQYRNRGVNLVRVEDHWAFRTAADLSFVIHRGEREARKLTRAALEVLSIIAYHQPVTRAEIEEIRGVQTSKGTLDVLMEAGWVRFRGRRRTPGRPVTMGTTRSFLDHFGLEEIRDLPGLEELRGAGLLSGRIPPGFQIPLPLNDDEDLTDDEEPLDAADLEDLGLLTPGGKHDE; encoded by the coding sequence ATGAGCGAGCCCGAGGACAACGATGAGTCGTTGAGCCCGGAACGGATGCTGGAGGCCGAGCGGATCGCCGAGGCGCTGGTTTTCGCCTCCGCCGAGCCGGTGAGCGAGGCCTATATCGCTGAGCGCATTCCCGACGGGGTCAATGTGGCCGAGCTGATGGCGGGCCTTGCCGAACAATACCGCAATCGCGGCGTCAATCTGGTGCGGGTCGAGGATCACTGGGCGTTCCGCACCGCAGCCGATCTCTCCTTCGTCATCCATCGCGGCGAGCGCGAGGCGCGCAAGCTGACCCGCGCAGCACTCGAAGTGTTGTCGATCATTGCCTACCACCAGCCGGTGACCCGCGCCGAGATCGAGGAAATCAGGGGCGTTCAGACCTCCAAGGGCACGCTCGACGTGCTGATGGAGGCGGGCTGGGTCCGCTTTCGCGGACGCCGGCGCACGCCTGGTCGTCCGGTGACCATGGGCACGACCCGCAGTTTTCTCGATCATTTCGGCCTTGAGGAAATCCGCGACCTGCCGGGCCTCGAGGAGTTGCGCGGCGCGGGCCTGCTGTCTGGCCGGATACCGCCCGGCTTCCAGATACCGCTGCCGCTCAATGACGACGAAGACCTCACCGATGACGAAGAGCCGCTGGATGCCGCCGACCTCGAGGATCTGGGGCTTTTGACACCGGGCGGTAAACATGATGAATAA